A window of Pyrus communis chromosome 3, drPyrComm1.1, whole genome shotgun sequence genomic DNA:
cattcgggatgctaaaacgccaaaggaagcatgggacacttttgttacactcttttcgaagaggaacgatacaaaattgcaacttctcgagaatgagctgctatcgatggtacaacgcgacatgacgattgcccagtactttcacaaggtgaagtcgatatgccgcgaaatttcagaattagatccaacagctcctattggggaaaccaggatgaagagaataattatccatggtttgagacccgaatatcgaaggttcattgccgctatacaaggatggccgacacaaccatcgcttgttgagtttgaaaattttcttgcaggttaagaagctatggccaagcaaatgggaggagtctcactgaagagtgaagaggaagcactctacaccaacaaaagcaaaggcaccttcaagcggtacactggtagtggatctaaaaaggatggagaaaaggtgcaaagtcaccaaggagaTGGAGGCTCttgttctgggggagcttggaagaattgcggtaatagtaaaaagtttagtggcaagtgttacaactgcgggaagatgggccacatggcgaaagattgttggaccaagaaagagcttgttgaaagtaatactgctacttccagttcgaaggagaatagtgaagatggctgggatgctgaagcattattcgctacggaggaagaagaagaattagccctcacggtaacaacaccagaacacattgactacaaaaatgattggatcgtagattcgggctgctcaaatcatatgacgagtgataaacaaaagctgcaaaatctatctgaatacaagggatggaaatgttgcgatccaacaagtggaagatgttacacttcacgagatgtggtgtttgatgaagcgtcttcttggtggtcatcagagaaggaggtgctaccagactctagagaatttggagaaaagctgcaacagaagatgggggagcatactatccaactccaaccaagttcagatgaatcaggagatctaaatgacgatgatgtcgaacagAGAGTGACTcggaatccttggcaaactggcatgtATCAACAActaaacgaagaaggtgggccgagtgaaacggaagaatcaactccacaatcacaactccgaaggtcaacaagaacacgaaggccaaatcccaaatacgccaatgcagccataattgaagaaacaactgcaacagaacctgagacgttcgaagaagcatcgtagagttctgagtggataacagctatgaaagaagagcttgatgcacttcagcaaaatcagacttgggatctcgtgccaaagtcaagagatgtgaaacccatatcctgtaagtgggtttacaagataaaacgtcgtccagatgggtcaatcgagaggtacaaggcacgattggtagctcgtggtttctctcaacagtacgaactagactatgatgaaacgtttagtccagtggcgaagcttacaacagtacgagtcttacttgcacttgcagccaacaaagactggaatctatggcagatggatgtgaagaatgcttttcttcatggagagctggatcgggagatctacgtgatccaaccaatgggatttcagaaccaagatcatcctgaatatgtgtgtaaactgcggaaagcactctacggattgaaacaagcacccagggcgtggtatggtaagattgctgaatttctaacacaaagtggttattcagtaacacctgcagattccagcttgtttgtcaaagccaatgaaggaaagctagctattgtgctagtgtatgtggatgacttaatcataaccggtgatgatgaggcagaaattcttcagacgaaggaaaatttatcagtccgtttccagatgaaggaacttggtcaactcaagcatttccttggtctagaggttgattgcacacaagaaggaatatttctctgtcaacagaagtattccaaagatttattgaagaggttcggaatgctcgaatgcaagctgatctctacgccgatggagccaaatgtcaaaatgagtgcacatgaaggaaaagatttggaagatgcgacgatgtatcgacaattggtaggtagtctgatctacttaaccttgactcgacctgacatttcttatgcagttggtgtgatgagtcggtacatgcaaaatccaaagaagcctcacttggaagcagttcgacgaatactgagatatgtgaagagtacaattgactatggtcttttgtacaagaaaggtgaagactgcaagttagttggttactgtgatgctgactatgcgggagatcatgacaccaggagatcaacaactgggtatgtgtttaagcttggttctggaaccatctcttggtgtagcaagagacagccaacggtatctttgtcaaccacagaagcagagtatagagcagcagcaatggcagctcaagagaatgcatggctggtacaattgatgagtgatctacatcaaccagtagattatccagtaccattgtactgtgataaccaatcggccattcgcttggcggaaaatccagtctttcatgcaagaactaaacatgtggaagtgtactaccactttatcagagaaaaggttttacaagaagagattgagatgagacaggtcaagacgaatgatcaagttgcggacttgttcacaaaaagtttaagtacaggcaagctcgaacaTTTTCGCTGTTTGCTCaacacagtgcaaagaatgagagctgacattgagggggagtgttgagaatcaatgtcaacccaaaacaataagtaatccacaacccaatctaaagcccaagttcatatctagtttgatgatgtaattgcttacaattgcaaagttaggcaatgttaggtatggttgagtggaaaaaattagatgcaattaatgggttttgtgtggtagcaaataatcttagtttaattaagtgtgtggtgtagctttcatttggtttgctataaatacctaagttcccaagcattgtatatcatccaaggaaaaacaaagcctagagctaaataagaaaagctttgctaattagtttgttttgtgagctttctttaagagtgtgctctattttcttcttcttgggatcattagagttatcttggatactcttcttattcaacaacgCATGCCCAATCCACAATGGCCCAAGCCCCAGGCGAGGCCCAAGCCGCTGCCCTAGCAGTGCAAGCCCAACAAAGGCAGCCAAGGCAAAACGTGGCCTAGGCCCAGCTTGGGCCTCGCACCTATGCGGCCATCTCACTTCTACGACCCACCTAACGCTTCAAATTGGTTCAACCCACCCAACTCCAGGTTCTTGGACCAGCGATTGAGCTGGGGGtattttctcccttttttttgcAGATTTGACCCGTCCAGACTTAAATTTTGCACCCGATACATTTCCACTACTTAAGGAAATGACTACCATCCAAGCTATTCCACCCTGAATGGCGAACAACATTTGTCTCAACATGTTGCAAATTTGACTATCGCCCTTGTGCATCAaacaaccttggtgaatcaactcttgcaacACATCAAGATAGCACACCCTAGACGACGTGTCTCGAAGCAGGACAAGGGCAAGTGACAACGTTTCTTTCTAGTAGTGTCTCGACAAGCAGTGTGAAAACCTGtattttgaaaatatattttagaagaaatattaattatttacaaggttaattttgattttcaattttatattttattccaactcatgttttattttgtttcaacTTAATATCTATTATGTACTttagatatatgtatatatatcctatacATTTTACACGTATGGTTTCCCTTGCATCCGTATTCCTATCTTTCATTAGGTTGTGCTAGAAGTGCCTAATAAGCACTCTAGTTGGTGACTGTCGGGAGCCACTACAAAAAAAGTAGTCATTACCGAAGAAGATTTTTTGAGGGCCTTAAAAAACCGTCGTAAAAAGCATATTTTGCGACCATAAAATATGGATCGTTAGTAACATggtatgaaacaaatttttattaCCAACACACATAATGTCATTGGAAAAAGTCTCAACTTTCGTTGGAAATGCACTTCTGTTTGGCTGGAAGAATTGGCGCCAATTGTATTAACGACGAGTAAAGTTCTTATCGGAAATAGAATGGTTATTTCCCGTAGACCAGTCacatttcaggctattttccgcccatctccggcaatcattggcttccaaatagatataatcttgttctacactttcttatcttcattttgatatattatgggtcgaatttggttaagaatcgattgagttacgatgttttgaaaattgcccaaagagtttttaacggaatgaccaaaatcatggatggtggacaatctcaggaacaatttctattgattttcaatctcagagatcatttctattgatcatgcaaatctcaagaaccattttgtataataacccttcTTTTTATTTCCACGCTTTCCATAATTACTTTCAAGTCTTTgaaacaatttatataaaacaagtTCATCATTACGATAATATTACATATGTATTGACATGTAATAGAAAAACTTAGtgataataaattattaaaatgagATATTATGTGAGAGTAAATTCATTTGATATATATGTTAGGAAACGAGTTATGGGAAGGGTTCCATTTCCTTCGAAGTAACTTAAAATATCCTTATTTCCTACAATTATTGGATGAGTACCCCTATTGAAAATACTACGGTTATTGGAATGTAAAATCAGAATATTGTTGCTCCCAATTAAGTAGTACTAGACATAAGTTGGGGCTCTAGTTAAAAGGCAATTTGTAATATTAGGAATCATCCAACTTCTTATGAGCACATGTAAAAGATTGATAATTTCTTTTATGTGTGAGATATTTCTTCACATTATTACAGTATTAAGTAGATCATAGGGGCAATACAAAACATTTTACTTTGAATAATATTTAAATTACCTATCAACaagagttgaaagaaaaaaaaaaaaaaaaaaaacaggaaatACATAAGGATTCATACATCCATCAAACCTTCACAATATATTACTTCAATCTTGCTGCTGCAAATCATCAAATCACATTATTTCTACAgcttaataattaataaatgccCATGCACATCATGATATCATACCAAAGTACTTCAAAGTTCAAAGGCATTGGTAAAGCTGAAGAGGAAGGCGTGGAGCAAGCAAAACCTCCAGTGGATTTGCTTTAGGCAGCGCAAGCCCCAATCCTTCCTTCATATCCACCGCCCCATCACCAACTCTACTCATATCAAATCCCTGAATCAAACGAGCCAGAACCAATTGCACCACATGCAACCCTAGTGTCATACCAGGGCAAGACCTTCTACCTGCACTAAATGGAATATACCCGAAATTACTTTGACCTTTGAAATCCACGTCAGTATGAGTGGTCATGAACCTCTCAGGTTGAAACTCACAAGGGTTGGTCCACATGCGTGGGTCCCGCTGCAACTTCCAAATGTTTACTAGTAAACGAGTGCCTTTGGGGACGAAGTAACCACCGAGATGACAGTCCTCCATGGCCTCACGGAGGCCTGTGATTGGGCCAGGTGGGTATAGGCGTAGGGTTTCCTTAAGAATGGCTTGGAAGTATTTGAGGTTTGTGAGGTCTGATTCTTGAACCCATCGGTCTCTTCCTACGTGGATGTCCAActctttctgggcagatttgaggaCTTTTTGGTTGTTGAGGAGTAAGGAGATTGCCCATGTTAGGGTCACAGATGTGCTTTCTGTGCCAGTTATCATTAGCACCTGCGAAAGGAaggaaaatagaaaacaaattaaTCCCAAGTTTTCCGATCCTAACTTATACGATATAACATTATAACTGATGCTTATTTatttgtaacaaaaaaattgacatgTTATGTGTCAtgtcaaaaacaaattaaataagaGTTCATTTATTAAACTGTCAAGTGTAACCTCAGAGtgcatactaattaattataattctaCAAGTTCAAACAACCTTGGTAATAACAAAGTTTACAGTGTCTTTGGTGCACCATTTTGTATTTACAGTTAGGTATTTAAATATGAACATGTGTTATATTCTAGTGGACTCATAACACCAAGTAAACCATATGGTTTGTACCATatacataattatatattacacCAATCAAACTTACCAGTGCTGTTGCCTTGATGACATTATCACAGCTATGGCCATAAATTTCATCCTCCTCAAAGTTGGATATCATAACATCCATCAAGTCACTCTCAACCCTATTATTCTTGCTTTCCAATCTCCTTTGTCGATGTTCTTCGAGCCATTTCCCAAGTACGTAGTCCAGTTCCTTAAAACATTTCTTCATGGAACTCACGTGACCAAACAAACCGTCCAGCCACTCAAAACATGGCATAGCATCTGACCAGACAAAAACACCAAAGAGATACAAAGTCTCTTTTATCGCCTTCTCAAAACGCCAAACGTCCCCGTGTTTCTCATTAGACTGGTCAGCCGTCAATCTCTTCCCAGCGATCAACTTCAAGTTTATGTTAAATGTCAAGTGCTCTAATAACTCACTCATATGCACTGATGACGACGATGACGGGGAACTTGGATCCACATTATCTTTTTTGCAAACTAGTGAGTGCAAAGTTTTGATGAAGGAGTCAACTTCTGAGGCCCTGACGTGGCTCGAGGTTTTAACTCTTCGGCTCGAGAGAAGCTCCATGGTGGCCATTTTGCGGACGTTGCGCCAGTAGTCTCCGTACGGAGCAAGGGCGAAGATGGCGTTGTCATAGCCCAAGTACCTGCCGCCGGCTGTATTCGCCCGGGTGGCGAAAACTCTGTCATTTTTTGTGAACAATTCCTGGACTTGTTCCCAAGCGCTGAGAACAAGCAGTTCGTGCTGGCCAAGCTTGAGGGAGTAGATGGGTCCGAGTTGATCAGCCATGGCTCCGAGGATAAGTGCAACTGGGTTTTCGTCACGTAGTAGAGGGAGGTGACCTACGAAGGGCCATGCTCCGGAGGGTTGAGGGACTTTAGGCATCATGGTCTTTTTGTTGGTTCTGTTCTTCTTAGTGTTTGCTGTTGCTATGACTCTCAAGGCACCATAGAGAATTAGAGAAGCTAAAATTGCATGAAAGATTTGGAATGGAGAAATTGTTGAATCCATGGTGGTGACTGGTGAGAGAGAGTTAAGTGGTAGTAAGATTGTGTGGAGGATATATAGACTAGTAGATTTTGGGATGTGTTGTAGTAAAAGAGGCGTGCAGCACGTATTCCATGAAAGAATTGAGTTTCACTCAGATAGCGTTTAAAATCCACGCACGTGACAAATATTCATTGTACTCTTGCTGAGCCCTTCAAACTAGGCGGGTATAGTTTATATGCGCATaacatattcattatatatgtgttttcagtAAAAGACGAAAGAAAAACAGTACTGGGAGGACCCATTTTTTAGGGACTCTGTTACGGTCCATACGTTTGAAGTGTCACACCATGTGGAATACAAATGCATTTTTTGAAGTGTCACACTACATGTGGAAAAGAGGCAAGAGCCACAAACTCGATGGCCATGGCCCACAAGTAGTGGCCTTTTCTACtcaaaaaccacattttttgGTTACTCTTTCTTTCGGTACCAAGATGGCCATGGCCCACAAGTAGTGGCCTTTTCTACtcaaaaaccacattttttgGTTACTCTTTCTTTCGGTACCATGTTTTGCATGACTGATAATAAGtcgatattatactatatattttatcttaattttagttaaaatttagtgattttttttgtgaaaattttgatgctttaatttatattcttaatgtaggacattcgacttcctctggagcaaaataTGATGAAGCAGACGATTTTTagagtgattcaaattgaaggACGTTCATGTGTCTCTCAACTTGTTCGTATCaaagtttcataattttctatCTAGCGGTTTATTTATGGCAATGAAATATAGGGTTAGGGTGCAGTGTTGTCACAATGatgttttgggcttatttgggCTTTTTGGTGTCTAAGATGATGATGTCTTTTGGGTTCGAGGCCATCTGCAATTATGTTTGGGACATCTGAAGCTTTAATtctagggagttttaacaaaacactcccgatactattcacttttaacaaaaaaccacatttttacattttcctgatactattcactgcacatttatttgtcatttttcattaaaactaaagtttttttggaatttttgttagttttcctttaattctAGTCATTTGGGCCTACTTTAGAGCCTTGAAAGTTCAAAAAGTGATTGATTTGTGGTTGGACAAATTTCCCATATTTGATTaagattatgtttcctagtttcttTTAAgctattatgtttcctagttttattctaagatcttttctaggtagggttttattttctagtagtataaataatgctatttagccattagaaAGTGAGGGGAAAAAAAGGCGTAGAACACACTACTTTGGAGCTTTTaacaattcaagtttatttatattttgtttatgaTTGTTAGTAACTAATCTCTTTTGCAGGACGAGGCCACGAGTCttatcaagaatatgtagtttcttttcaatttacttatgatattatgcatgtagatttgaattattaatcatcggtttaaactatctaattgtcttgatgcttagctaccattaggatctttagaaaagtaatttgatgcaattttgatcGAAGGtcagtccctgaaattgacgaaggcttcttgtggttaatatgtggaagttcacttaggatgaataccacgtcttaagggttgcatgttttttcaaaaggtttcacaAAACTGAATGAGTCATGTATGTTCAAATTTGATATGAATACCACAGACGGATTGTATGTTTGATATATGCTCTATGTTgggggtccaagtaggcatatattaggaaaacttAACCTTCAAATATGCATGCGTAATTCATAAGTGGAAgaactacataggattgttaagatgACGACGGAACCCTCGTGCTTtcacaatttaatttttaaaaaccattttcttttagtttattttattttgccaatttatttaattatttctcttaaattcgtttttattattttaaatcaccaaatcAACCTTTTCTCAAACTTGTTTTACATAAGTAATTAAGATTTAATTTTGACATAAATATTCATTCAATCCTTGTAGAAAACGACATTGCTAGAGCTACTATACTACGATTACCTTGTActattgcaagtattttaaatgtttttgtacttttgcaggtggtaaataTCCCATCAAGAAATTGGCGTTGTTGCCGGGggttgttttaaataatttgtgtaCATCAattcttagttaattatttttgtaaatatttttttatttacttgatttttttttaggtaaCAATTTGTTGATTTTGGGAGCATTGCAGCAATGGATTGGTTTGGATTCTCACAAGGAGCACCTACAATTTGTGCTCCTTGCAATTTGAATACCCATGATATTATGTATTGTCCTCAAAGCCAGTATTTTCTAGAGTTTGTGCAGCACCATATAAATATGAGGAACAATTTCAGAGGCCTAGGTGCAACTCAAAATTTTCCAATCCATCTTGGCCAGAGCATAAAAATCCTATGTGGGAGTGTATTAAACAGCCTTTTGAACAGCCTCATGCACCAGCAAAAGCTGATTGGGAGGTTGCAGTTGAGAAATTGGCAGACAGTACCCTTACAAGGCTTGATCAAGCCGATCAAGAAATTCATAATATtcataaatcaataaaaaaatctgGTGCATCAATGGAAAGAACAGGAGGAAGAGGAGTTTCCTAGTCAACCAATTACTAATCCACAATGTTCAGAGGAATGCTGCATAATTCAACCATCCCAATGTGTGGAGAGCTATTATAATTACATTCTGGGAGATATTGAAATTAAAGAGCCATCAACGTATGACTCGTGCACAATGGAGGAAAAAGCACCTAATGATCCTGAAAGTTCAACAGAATTTGCTCCTACCAAGGTCTGTGTGCCACACATACTATTTCAAAGGGCTGCAATGCAACCCACAAAGTTGCAGGAACACGTTGAAACTGACGGGTTGGACAGTGTTGTTCAAAACTAGTCAAAATTTGATGATTCCCATGATAAGATTTTGAGCTCTAACCATTTGGATACAGGGCAGGctattgataaaaaaaagttttggttgttgaattaAACAAGCCAACAGTAGAGCCCATAAAACATGTCAGGGCCAATTTTATAAACAGGCTAAATTCTACAAGGGCAAGCATGAAGAGCTTAGTGACAGCCAAATTCTTCGTCAAGAAATTCAGCCAGTGCAGAAATTGTGAATGCTAAATACAAGGTTTAAGTCAATTCAACGGATACATAAGTCTCATTGTAGGGGATTCTATTTGATTACAAAGATTCATTCACAAAGAAGGCTGAATATGATGGATTCAACCACTCCCTTGAAACACATAATTGACAAACATCTTATTCCGTACCTACTGTTGCCTTACGATGTTGTTAAAACGTGGTTGACTCTAATAGAGCAAGTGACATGATTATCAATTCCTTCCTCTATGTCTAGCTATATACGTTAACTAAAATGCTAATCGGAAGGCAACCCAATTTTTctaaactcttttctttttaatttcattcattttattttcttcctttttagtcttttatcacaaaaataaaaaaaattatcagaatattgaaaaacacaaaaacaaccatttttttagttaatcagtattttattttgggttttATTCTAATTAGTTTTTTATTGTGTGATCTTTGCAGGTTGCATTGGAAGCAATTCAGCCCTAAAAATCCACTAAGCGCGCACATTCATCTGAATCATGCATTCAACAGCATTTATACATTCAACTCAGCACTCATcagcattcatcatcattcatcatcaacgaaaagtgcagaaaattaATCGAATGCAGCAATACGCACAGGCAGTGTTCCAAACATACTCACAGTGGGGTGGGTGATGAAGCCCAAAAATCGCAGAAGGAGAGTGAGCACTTTTACCTGCCATGGAGGACAAAGATCCCAGTGATGGATGTGCTGAGATGTGATCAA
This region includes:
- the LOC137728742 gene encoding dimethylnonatriene synthase-like, with the translated sequence MDSTISPFQIFHAILASLILYGALRVIATANTKKNRTNKKTMMPKVPQPSGAWPFVGHLPLLRDENPVALILGAMADQLGPIYSLKLGQHELLVLSAWEQVQELFTKNDRVFATRANTAGGRYLGYDNAIFALAPYGDYWRNVRKMATMELLSSRRVKTSSHVRASEVDSFIKTLHSLVCKKDNVDPSSPSSSSSVHMSELLEHLTFNINLKLIAGKRLTADQSNEKHGDVWRFEKAIKETLYLFGVFVWSDAMPCFEWLDGLFGHVSSMKKCFKELDYVLGKWLEEHRQRRLESKNNRVESDLMDVMISNFEEDEIYGHSCDNVIKATALVLMITGTESTSVTLTWAISLLLNNQKVLKSAQKELDIHVGRDRWVQESDLTNLKYFQAILKETLRLYPPGPITGLREAMEDCHLGGYFVPKGTRLLVNIWKLQRDPRMWTNPCEFQPERFMTTHTDVDFKGQSNFGYIPFSAGRRSCPGMTLGLHVVQLVLARLIQGFDMSRVGDGAVDMKEGLGLALPKANPLEVLLAPRLPLQLYQCL